Proteins from one Loktanella sp. M215 genomic window:
- a CDS encoding ABC transporter permease: MTDATVTATARRPDGVWARLRRRPLALFGMALVALIVGAALLAPWIAPFDPFAQNFDGLTMFGEPLPPGGAYLLGTDLLGRDLFSRLLYGARTSLIIGVVANGIALVIGTVIGLTAGFFQGWIGAVLMRFTDLMMAFPALLLAICLAAVFQPSLWIVAFVIAMVNWVQTARVIYTETSALAARDYIAAQRTLGASTPRILFRHILPHLVPMIIVWGTLGISTTVLLEATLSYLGVGVQPPTPSWGNIIFENQTYFQSAPWLVFFPGAAIVVLALAFNLVGDALRDVLDPTLRGSD; this comes from the coding sequence ATGACCGATGCGACCGTCACCGCGACCGCGCGGCGTCCCGACGGCGTCTGGGCGCGCCTGCGCCGACGGCCGCTGGCGCTGTTCGGCATGGCGCTGGTGGCGCTGATCGTCGGGGCCGCCCTGCTGGCGCCTTGGATTGCGCCCTTCGATCCTTTCGCGCAGAACTTCGACGGGCTGACGATGTTCGGAGAGCCCTTGCCGCCCGGCGGGGCCTATCTGCTGGGCACGGATCTGCTGGGGCGCGACCTGTTCAGCCGTCTGCTCTACGGCGCGCGGACATCTCTCATCATCGGTGTGGTGGCAAACGGGATCGCGCTGGTGATCGGCACGGTCATCGGCCTGACGGCAGGGTTCTTTCAAGGCTGGATCGGCGCGGTCCTGATGCGGTTCACCGACCTCATGATGGCCTTCCCGGCGTTGCTGCTGGCGATCTGTCTTGCGGCAGTCTTCCAGCCGTCACTCTGGATCGTGGCTTTCGTCATCGCGATGGTGAACTGGGTGCAGACGGCACGGGTGATCTACACCGAAACCTCGGCGCTGGCCGCGCGCGACTATATCGCCGCCCAACGCACGCTGGGCGCCAGCACGCCGCGCATCCTGTTCCGCCACATCCTGCCGCACCTTGTGCCGATGATCATTGTCTGGGGCACGCTGGGGATTTCGACGACCGTACTGCTGGAGGCGACGCTCTCCTACCTCGGCGTCGGCGTGCAGCCGCCCACGCCCAGCTGGGGCAACATCATCTTTGAAAACCAGACCTATTTCCAGTCCGCCCCTTGGCTGGTGTTCTTTCCGGGTGCCGCCATCGTGGTGCTGGCGCTGGCGTTCAACCTTGTCGGCGACGCCCTGCGCGATGTGCTTGACCCCACGCTGAGAGGGTCCGACTGA
- a CDS encoding ANTAR domain-containing response regulator: protein MRAPFANGDLGGARAIILHRPHAAVVAVTRQLQAIGLTVEAVWPDLPATAKAADVLFFDADMGFDAQFPWPAGEAPLPLIALIGSEAPGRIEWALSAGAQAQILKPVGDSGVYSALLTARHGFAARLALTTAVADLRNRLDARQTVVRAIVRLTRTAGSEDAAYDRLRRMAMEWRVTLEEAAARVVAAPAPTRRVQGGGL from the coding sequence ATGAGGGCGCCGTTCGCCAACGGCGATCTGGGCGGCGCGCGGGCGATCATCCTGCATCGCCCGCATGCCGCCGTGGTCGCCGTCACCCGACAGCTGCAGGCGATCGGCCTAACCGTCGAGGCGGTGTGGCCCGACCTGCCCGCGACAGCAAAGGCGGCGGATGTTCTGTTCTTTGACGCCGACATGGGATTCGACGCGCAATTCCCGTGGCCTGCAGGCGAGGCGCCCTTGCCGCTGATCGCCCTGATCGGGTCAGAGGCGCCCGGTCGCATCGAATGGGCCCTGTCTGCCGGGGCGCAGGCCCAGATCCTCAAGCCCGTCGGCGACAGCGGCGTCTACAGCGCCTTGCTGACGGCGCGGCACGGCTTTGCCGCACGGCTGGCACTGACGACCGCAGTGGCCGATCTGCGCAACCGCCTTGATGCGCGCCAGACCGTGGTGCGCGCCATCGTGCGGCTGACCCGCACGGCCGGATCCGAAGACGCGGCCTATGACAGGTTGCGGCGGATGGCGATGGAATGGCGCGTCACCCTGGAGGAGGCCGCCGCCCGCGTGGTGGCTGCCCCCGCGCCAACCCGCCGCGTGCAGGGGGGTGGCCTATGA
- a CDS encoding ABC transporter permease has translation MAAYLIRRLIQSALILLGVSFITFFLLYVLPADPVRQIAGKSATPQTVANIRAQLGLDQPFVVQYGRYLAGLFHGDMGRSYLQKTDVATLIMARLPASLLLMAAGIGAELVIGLTMGVVAALWRGRAVDNGLMMTSFVTVSAPQFVVALLLLYVFAVKLGWFPIGGYGTAAHLVLPAMTLGILGSGWYARMMRSSMVEVLRTDFIRTARAKGLTRARVILRHALPNAILPVIAMIGIDIGIFMGGIVVVEGVFGWPGIGQLAWQAIQRVDIPIIMGVTLVSAFAIVLGNLLADLVAPLIDPRIRIR, from the coding sequence ATGGCCGCCTACCTGATCCGCCGGTTGATCCAGAGCGCCCTGATCCTGCTGGGCGTCAGCTTCATCACGTTCTTCCTGCTTTATGTCCTGCCCGCCGACCCGGTGCGCCAGATCGCGGGCAAGTCCGCGACGCCGCAGACGGTGGCGAACATCCGGGCGCAACTGGGCCTCGATCAGCCCTTTGTCGTGCAATACGGGCGCTACCTTGCCGGGTTGTTTCACGGTGACATGGGCCGCAGCTACTTGCAGAAAACCGACGTCGCGACCCTGATCATGGCGCGCCTGCCAGCCTCCCTGCTGCTGATGGCGGCGGGGATCGGGGCAGAGCTTGTGATCGGCCTGACGATGGGCGTGGTCGCGGCGCTGTGGCGGGGCAGGGCTGTGGACAACGGGCTGATGATGACCAGCTTTGTCACCGTCTCCGCCCCGCAGTTCGTCGTGGCGCTGCTGCTGCTTTACGTCTTTGCGGTCAAGCTTGGCTGGTTCCCCATCGGCGGCTACGGCACGGCGGCGCATCTCGTGCTGCCGGCCATGACGCTCGGCATCCTCGGGTCAGGCTGGTATGCCCGCATGATGCGGTCCAGCATGGTCGAAGTCCTGCGCACCGACTTCATCCGCACCGCCCGCGCCAAGGGGCTGACCCGCGCCCGCGTCATCCTGCGCCACGCCCTGCCCAACGCGATCCTGCCGGTCATCGCCATGATCGGCATCGACATCGGCATCTTCATGGGCGGGATCGTCGTGGTCGAGGGCGTCTTCGGCTGGCCCGGCATCGGGCAACTGGCCTGGCAGGCGATCCAGCGCGTCGACATTCCGATCATCATGGGCGTCACCCTCGTGTCAGCTTTCGCTATCGTGCTGGGGAACCTGCTGGCCGACCTCGTGGCGCCCCTGATCGACCCCCGTATCCGTATCCGCTAA